In the genome of Hymenobacter taeanensis, one region contains:
- a CDS encoding RluA family pseudouridine synthase — protein MKLPEFKDLILFEDEDYVVINKPPFLATLDERFGGAPNILRLAREQYDDIQACHRLDKETSGSLALAKNPAAYRHLAMQFEDRQVKKVYHAVSWGVHEYEGLEVDRSIETTTKGKARLAYKGKPAVTLVRTLETYARHTLLECQPITGRMHQIRLHLAYLQAPIVGDTMYGGDNFYLSSLKKKFNMKQGEEEQPFIKRFALHARQLTFSLLNGEPITVEAPYPKDFRVLVENMQQYR, from the coding sequence ATGAAGCTACCTGAGTTCAAAGACCTGATTCTGTTTGAAGACGAAGATTACGTCGTCATCAACAAACCACCATTTCTCGCTACCCTCGACGAGCGTTTCGGCGGCGCGCCGAATATCCTGCGCCTAGCCCGTGAGCAGTACGACGATATTCAGGCCTGCCACCGTCTGGATAAAGAAACTAGTGGCTCGCTGGCGCTGGCTAAGAACCCCGCCGCCTACCGCCACCTGGCTATGCAGTTTGAAGACCGGCAAGTAAAGAAAGTGTACCACGCCGTTTCGTGGGGGGTACACGAGTATGAAGGCCTAGAAGTAGACCGCAGCATTGAGACTACCACCAAAGGCAAAGCCCGACTGGCCTACAAAGGCAAGCCGGCCGTTACGCTGGTGCGCACGCTGGAAACCTACGCCCGCCACACCCTGCTGGAGTGCCAGCCCATTACGGGCCGCATGCACCAGATTCGTCTGCACCTGGCCTATCTGCAAGCCCCTATTGTGGGCGATACGATGTACGGAGGCGACAACTTCTACTTATCATCGTTGAAGAAGAAGTTTAACATGAAGCAGGGTGAAGAGGAGCAGCCATTCATTAAGCGGTTTGCGCTGCACGCCCGTCAGCTCACGTTCAGCCTGCTCAATGGGGAGCCGATAACCGTGGAGGCACCCTACCCCAAAGACTTCCGGGTGCTGGTGGAAAACATGCAGCAGTACCGCTAG
- a CDS encoding YeiH family protein codes for MKTTLSRSSHPTPPDGLAAGFWESFRQPHQLLGHSVTGQQVLFFLFLLFCLTPWASPPVALALGLVLAQTVGNPFTTQTRALTAKLLQYSVIGLGFGMNAHAAVQAGQQGILFTVASITGTLMLGYFVGRWLGLSRHVTHLISCGTAICGGSAIAAVGPVLRAKEEELSVALGTVFILNAIALFAFPPLGHWLHMTQNQFGLWCAIAIHDTSSVVGAAAAYGDQALQVATTVKLARALWIIPVALGTALAFKQKDVKVKIPYFILGFIVAMLLNTYVPALQVAAPTVVHLAKLGLTVTLFFIGAGLSGKAIKAVGPKPFVLGVLLWTVISAASLYVILHTI; via the coding sequence ATGAAAACCACCCTTTCTCGCTCTTCTCATCCCACGCCGCCCGACGGTCTTGCTGCCGGGTTTTGGGAATCCTTTCGTCAGCCCCATCAGCTGCTAGGCCACTCGGTTACGGGGCAGCAGGTGCTGTTTTTTCTTTTCCTGCTGTTCTGTCTCACGCCTTGGGCCTCACCACCTGTGGCCCTGGCGCTAGGCCTGGTACTGGCCCAAACAGTAGGCAACCCCTTCACCACCCAAACACGCGCTCTCACGGCCAAACTGCTGCAATACTCCGTAATAGGCCTGGGCTTTGGCATGAATGCACACGCGGCGGTGCAGGCCGGCCAGCAAGGAATTTTGTTTACGGTGGCTTCCATTACGGGCACGCTGATGCTCGGGTACTTTGTGGGCCGCTGGCTGGGGCTAAGCCGCCACGTTACTCACCTTATTTCTTGTGGTACCGCCATTTGCGGTGGTAGTGCCATTGCGGCGGTAGGGCCCGTATTGCGGGCTAAGGAGGAAGAGCTATCGGTGGCACTGGGCACGGTGTTTATCCTAAATGCTATTGCCCTGTTCGCCTTCCCGCCGCTGGGCCACTGGCTGCACATGACCCAGAACCAGTTCGGCCTCTGGTGCGCCATTGCCATTCATGATACCAGTTCCGTAGTAGGGGCCGCCGCCGCTTACGGTGACCAGGCCCTGCAAGTAGCTACTACCGTAAAGCTGGCCCGCGCCCTCTGGATTATTCCCGTGGCTCTGGGCACGGCGCTGGCCTTCAAGCAGAAAGATGTGAAGGTGAAGATTCCCTACTTCATTCTGGGTTTCATTGTGGCCATGCTGCTCAATACCTACGTGCCAGCCCTGCAAGTAGCCGCGCCCACCGTAGTACACCTGGCTAAGCTAGGCCTGACCGTTACGCTGTTTTTTATTGGGGCGGGCCTCTCTGGCAAGGCCATCAAAGCAGTTGGGCCCAAGCCATTTGTGCTGGGCGTATTGCTCTGGACGGTGATATCCGCAGCCTCGCTCTACGTGATTCTGCACACGATATAG
- a CDS encoding glycosyltransferase family 39 protein has product MPASAVPRQAIWLRRVAWAILVVGVVLRGVIWAQQRSLYLDEANLLRNFTERSYLGLFRNLDYEQYSPPLFSVLIKGCLGLFGNNELSVRLVPVLASMFTLGLFFRQTQRWLAPPVAVFVLSFLAFGKVFIDYGTVCKQYATDGLAALALIEVAYYVGRGRFGAREAAIWVLVGCTSIWFSMPTVFVLAGIGIWYLLEAWQRQQWRAVGWVLGTGLAWLLGFGVYYLLLLQTNVKSNYLQQYHHEMFLAFPPHNVEELQLLAKQVGELINKTVGKTALAAVLAILCFPLGLYQLLRRQRFLACVLLVPIAACLAASALHYYSLMSRLVLFMLPLLLLVLGYGAQWLARQHKGAAWGVAILGLVVLANQQQLRYLGQAFQSDYADVRSALEYVAQHQQPGDAVFAYYNVAPVARYYTQEHTPGLPLANLTLQEPGSLPTAQDPFANGLLMLQQQGVRRIWIVYDREDEGPAHLAAAQGNIVARYPVYRGYALLYESKATVPQ; this is encoded by the coding sequence TTGCCCGCTTCTGCAGTGCCTCGGCAAGCTATTTGGTTGCGCCGGGTGGCATGGGCGATTCTGGTAGTAGGGGTTGTGCTGCGCGGCGTGATCTGGGCGCAGCAGCGCTCCTTATACCTTGATGAAGCCAACTTGCTGCGTAATTTCACGGAGCGGTCTTACCTGGGCCTGTTCCGCAACCTGGATTACGAGCAGTATTCGCCGCCGCTATTTTCGGTACTGATCAAAGGCTGCTTAGGTCTGTTCGGCAATAATGAGCTTTCAGTACGCCTAGTACCGGTGTTGGCAAGTATGTTCACGCTGGGCCTATTCTTTCGGCAAACGCAGCGTTGGCTTGCTCCGCCCGTAGCGGTGTTTGTCTTGAGCTTTCTGGCTTTCGGAAAGGTGTTTATCGACTATGGCACCGTCTGTAAGCAATACGCCACTGATGGCCTAGCCGCGCTGGCTCTTATTGAGGTGGCCTATTACGTGGGGCGTGGCCGGTTTGGAGCCCGTGAGGCGGCAATATGGGTGCTAGTTGGCTGCACCAGCATCTGGTTTTCTATGCCCACTGTGTTTGTGTTGGCGGGCATCGGTATATGGTACCTGCTGGAAGCTTGGCAGCGGCAACAGTGGCGCGCCGTGGGCTGGGTGCTGGGTACAGGCCTAGCGTGGCTGCTGGGCTTTGGGGTGTACTACCTGCTTCTGCTGCAAACCAACGTGAAATCTAACTACTTGCAGCAGTACCATCATGAGATGTTTCTGGCTTTCCCGCCTCACAATGTGGAGGAGCTACAGCTGCTTGCAAAGCAAGTAGGAGAGCTTATCAATAAAACGGTGGGCAAAACGGCCTTGGCAGCAGTGTTGGCTATACTTTGCTTCCCGCTAGGCCTGTACCAGCTGCTCAGGCGTCAGCGCTTTTTGGCCTGCGTACTGCTCGTGCCAATAGCCGCGTGCCTGGCCGCCTCTGCCCTGCATTACTATTCCCTCATGTCGAGGCTGGTGCTGTTTATGCTGCCGCTGTTGCTGCTAGTGCTAGGATACGGAGCGCAGTGGCTGGCGCGACAGCACAAAGGGGCCGCTTGGGGAGTAGCTATCCTCGGGCTGGTGGTGCTGGCCAACCAGCAGCAATTGCGCTACCTCGGTCAAGCATTTCAGAGTGATTATGCCGATGTGCGCTCCGCCTTAGAGTATGTTGCCCAACACCAGCAGCCCGGCGATGCCGTTTTTGCCTACTATAATGTAGCGCCGGTAGCCCGCTATTACACCCAGGAGCATACTCCTGGGCTGCCGTTAGCTAACCTAACACTCCAGGAGCCCGGCTCTCTGCCTACCGCGCAAGATCCTTTTGCCAACGGACTGCTCATGCTGCAGCAACAGGGTGTCCGCCGTATTTGGATAGTCTACGACCGCGAAGATGAAGGGCCCGCGCACCTGGCAGCCGCGCAAGGAAACATAGTGGCTCGCTACCCGGTGTACCGCGGCTATGCGCTGCTATATGAGTCTAAGGCTACTGTGCCACAATAG
- the rpsB gene encoding 30S ribosomal protein S2, with amino-acid sequence MAQTTTYKELLDAGAHFGHLTRKWDPKMAPYIFMEKNGIHIIDLNKTLVSLEQASAAIRNIAKSGRKVMFVATKKQAQEIVTEEAKRLKMPFVTDRWLGGMLTNFTTVRKSLKKMSTIDKMVKENTAYAALAKREKLMMSREREKLERVLGGIADLSRLPAALFVIDVKREHIAVKEAQKLGIPVFAICDTNSNPELVQFPIPANDDASKSIQLIVGVIGKAIEEGLSERKVDKEDADKKQAEEEGIQEKQNADE; translated from the coding sequence ATGGCTCAGACCACCACTTATAAAGAACTACTTGACGCCGGTGCCCACTTTGGTCACCTTACGCGCAAGTGGGATCCAAAAATGGCGCCGTACATCTTCATGGAGAAGAACGGCATCCATATCATTGACCTCAACAAAACCCTCGTTTCGCTCGAGCAGGCGTCTGCGGCTATCCGCAACATCGCTAAGAGCGGCCGTAAGGTGATGTTCGTGGCTACCAAGAAACAAGCGCAGGAAATCGTAACGGAAGAGGCTAAGCGCCTCAAAATGCCGTTCGTAACGGACCGTTGGTTGGGTGGCATGCTCACCAACTTCACTACCGTGCGCAAGTCGTTGAAGAAAATGAGCACCATCGACAAGATGGTGAAGGAAAACACGGCATACGCCGCCCTCGCAAAGCGCGAGAAGCTGATGATGTCGCGTGAGCGTGAGAAACTGGAGCGTGTTCTGGGCGGCATCGCCGACCTGAGCCGTCTGCCCGCTGCTCTGTTCGTGATTGACGTGAAGCGTGAGCACATTGCCGTGAAAGAAGCCCAGAAATTGGGTATCCCGGTGTTTGCTATCTGCGACACGAACTCGAACCCCGAGCTGGTGCAGTTCCCAATTCCTGCTAACGACGACGCTTCGAAGTCGATCCAACTCATCGTTGGGGTGATTGGCAAAGCTATCGAAGAAGGCCTCTCTGAGCGGAAAGTCGACAAGGAGGATGCCGACAAGAAGCAAGCTGAAGAGGAAGGCATTCAGGAAAAACAGAACGCTGACGAATAG
- the rplM gene encoding 50S ribosomal protein L13, with the protein MDHLSFKTVSVNKANADKAWVVVDASVAPLGRLASQIANMLRGKHKPSFTPNSDCGDNVIVINADKLRVTGKKLTDKIYISHSGYPGGQKRINLRDKKAKNSASVIEHAVKGMLQGNRLGREQFRNLFVYAGAEHPHEAQQPKAVELTNL; encoded by the coding sequence ATGGATCATCTGAGCTTCAAGACGGTATCCGTCAACAAAGCCAATGCCGACAAGGCCTGGGTTGTGGTTGATGCCAGTGTTGCGCCGCTGGGCCGTCTGGCCAGCCAGATTGCCAACATGCTGCGTGGCAAGCACAAGCCAAGCTTCACGCCCAACTCCGACTGCGGTGACAACGTTATCGTTATCAACGCCGACAAGCTGCGCGTAACCGGCAAAAAACTGACCGACAAGATTTACATCTCGCACTCGGGTTACCCCGGCGGTCAGAAGCGCATCAACCTGCGCGACAAAAAGGCTAAAAACTCAGCCAGTGTTATTGAGCACGCTGTAAAGGGTATGCTGCAAGGCAACCGTCTCGGCCGTGAGCAATTCCGTAACCTGTTCGTGTACGCTGGTGCTGAGCACCCACACGAAGCTCAGCAGCCCAAAGCTGTTGAACTCACCAACCTCTAG
- a CDS encoding LysR substrate-binding domain-containing protein: protein MPDFRLRVFQSVARHLSFTKAAQELFITQPAITKHIRELERSYAQRLFERRGNRISLTEAGQLLLQHADAVENLHQQLTEQLHLLHGAARGRLRLGASTTLTQYVLPPLLPAFQARYPHIELTLLNGNSEQIADALLQGHLDLGFVEGRSKSRDLHYELLLEDELVVVRSPDATQPATLTVAQFAQHPLVLRERGSGTLEVLEYALKAHQLKLSELQVAFYFDSTEAIKLYLAAAPGCLGVVSGRALVKEVAAGELEIVEVPELQLARQFEAVWVQGEPLSPAATRFLSYAHKHYEQ from the coding sequence ATGCCTGATTTTCGTCTGCGAGTTTTTCAGTCGGTAGCCCGCCACTTGAGCTTTACCAAAGCGGCTCAGGAGCTATTTATCACTCAGCCCGCCATTACCAAGCACATTCGGGAGCTAGAGCGCAGCTATGCCCAGCGTCTGTTTGAGCGGCGAGGCAACCGCATTAGTCTCACTGAGGCCGGCCAGCTCCTGCTGCAACACGCCGATGCCGTAGAGAACCTGCACCAGCAGCTCACTGAGCAGCTGCACTTGCTGCACGGAGCAGCCCGGGGCCGCTTGCGGCTGGGAGCCAGCACTACACTCACTCAATACGTGTTGCCGCCCCTGCTACCCGCTTTCCAGGCCCGTTACCCCCACATTGAGCTTACCCTGCTCAATGGTAACTCCGAGCAAATTGCCGATGCCCTCCTGCAGGGCCACCTCGACTTAGGCTTCGTGGAGGGCCGTAGCAAAAGCCGAGACCTGCACTACGAGCTGCTCCTGGAAGATGAGCTGGTTGTGGTGCGTAGCCCTGATGCTACTCAGCCCGCCACCCTTACCGTAGCGCAATTTGCCCAGCATCCGCTAGTGCTTCGGGAGCGAGGCTCCGGCACCCTGGAGGTGCTGGAATATGCCCTCAAGGCCCACCAGCTAAAGCTCTCGGAGCTGCAGGTGGCCTTTTACTTCGACAGCACCGAAGCCATAAAGCTTTACCTGGCCGCGGCGCCGGGCTGCCTGGGGGTGGTGTCTGGGCGGGCTTTGGTGAAAGAAGTAGCGGCCGGGGAGCTGGAAATTGTGGAAGTGCCGGAGCTACAGCTGGCCCGGCAGTTTGAGGCCGTGTGGGTGCAAGGAGAGCCATTGTCGCCGGCCGCTACGCGCTTTCTGTCCTATGCGCACAAGCACTATGAGCAGTAG
- the tsf gene encoding translation elongation factor Ts, producing the protein MAAITAADVNKLRTMTGAGMMDCKKALTEAEGDFEAARDILRKQGQKIADKRAENTTSEGVVLAAVSEDGTNGKLIALACETEPVAKVEDFKNLAQQILATAVKSNAASKEELLAAAQEDGRSLQEHITDLMGKIGEKLDVVAYENVTAEKVASYIHSDNKKGVLVAMKNVGGADVASVGRDVAMQIVAMKPVALDKDGVDAATIEREIEIGKEQARSEGKPEAMLEKIAQGKLNKFYKENTLLNQEFVKDNSVTIAQLLDKTQKGLTISDFKRVAIVG; encoded by the coding sequence ATGGCAGCAATTACCGCCGCAGACGTGAATAAGCTCCGCACTATGACTGGCGCGGGCATGATGGATTGCAAAAAAGCCCTGACGGAGGCCGAAGGCGACTTCGAAGCCGCTCGCGACATTCTGCGTAAGCAGGGTCAGAAAATCGCTGACAAGCGCGCTGAGAATACCACGTCGGAAGGCGTAGTACTGGCCGCTGTTAGCGAAGACGGCACCAACGGCAAACTGATTGCGCTGGCTTGCGAAACGGAGCCTGTTGCTAAAGTTGAAGACTTCAAAAACCTGGCGCAGCAGATCCTGGCTACGGCCGTGAAGTCAAACGCTGCTTCGAAAGAAGAGCTGCTGGCGGCTGCTCAGGAAGATGGTCGTTCCTTGCAGGAGCACATCACCGACCTGATGGGCAAAATCGGCGAGAAGCTCGACGTAGTGGCCTACGAGAACGTAACCGCTGAAAAAGTTGCTTCTTACATCCACTCGGATAACAAGAAGGGCGTTCTGGTAGCTATGAAGAACGTAGGCGGTGCCGACGTAGCTTCAGTTGGCCGCGACGTGGCTATGCAAATTGTAGCTATGAAGCCGGTTGCTCTTGACAAAGATGGCGTTGACGCTGCTACCATCGAGCGCGAAATCGAAATCGGTAAAGAGCAGGCTCGCTCAGAAGGCAAGCCCGAGGCTATGCTGGAGAAAATTGCTCAGGGCAAGCTGAACAAGTTCTACAAAGAGAACACCCTGCTCAACCAGGAGTTCGTGAAAGACAACTCGGTGACCATCGCCCAGCTGCTCGACAAGACGCAGAAAGGCCTGACCATCTCTGACTTCAAGCGCGTAGCCATCGTAGGCTAA
- a CDS encoding SHOCT domain-containing protein, which produces MENEPSPLDTLRQLKEWLDAGTITPQEFETLKRKLLFSENAGPPASTPPPAPEKPAVTAADQMYPSRSAATPAPEPPRPPEAEQTFTTSGPVEDPMLPPIVPPVTTGRAEASAVPPVSPAPEFLPPQETVRARTPDPQHDEVYPAAGTLEDDTLPVPNDAASRNPLTTVLIVGGIVALLAIVAYLMLGNKESERLTSTTITAADTLSTRPETGPQAEQIDLPPAAAPETIRVAPVIPTAPATADTIGQAATPALAPATTAPAEEAVTTPDAATDADAQTRIQGVLNAFYEDMQAPPFSASTYLAPQVERFYLMQNTTPAAIAEEMGKSYFPEFLEAQNQIEPGSLKISPPVNDGSRVATYIEKIQSLRQSMQKHQQTRAQVRARFDKNFKIIYLRRERLLENTFNE; this is translated from the coding sequence ATGGAAAACGAACCTTCTCCCCTCGACACCCTGCGCCAATTAAAAGAGTGGCTGGATGCGGGCACTATTACGCCTCAGGAGTTTGAGACTCTGAAGCGCAAGCTGCTTTTCTCCGAAAACGCTGGCCCACCAGCTTCTACTCCACCTCCTGCCCCAGAGAAGCCTGCGGTAACAGCCGCCGACCAGATGTATCCTTCCCGCTCGGCCGCCACGCCGGCTCCCGAGCCGCCCAGGCCACCCGAAGCTGAGCAGACTTTCACTACCAGCGGCCCCGTTGAGGACCCGATGCTGCCGCCCATAGTGCCGCCAGTTACCACGGGGAGGGCAGAGGCTTCAGCAGTACCGCCCGTGTCGCCAGCGCCAGAGTTTTTGCCGCCCCAGGAAACAGTGCGTGCGCGTACCCCCGACCCGCAACATGATGAGGTATACCCGGCTGCCGGCACTCTGGAGGACGATACCCTGCCGGTACCCAACGACGCGGCCTCACGCAACCCATTAACCACGGTACTTATTGTGGGCGGCATTGTAGCGCTGTTAGCCATAGTGGCCTACCTCATGCTGGGCAACAAGGAGTCAGAGCGTCTGACGAGTACTACTATCACCGCCGCCGACACGCTTTCTACCCGCCCCGAAACGGGCCCTCAGGCTGAGCAGATTGACCTGCCCCCCGCTGCGGCTCCTGAAACTATTCGGGTGGCACCGGTAATACCAACAGCTCCTGCTACTGCTGATACAATAGGCCAGGCTGCTACCCCTGCCCTGGCGCCCGCTACTACAGCTCCGGCAGAAGAAGCCGTCACCACTCCCGACGCCGCTACCGATGCCGATGCGCAAACGCGTATTCAGGGCGTGTTAAACGCCTTCTATGAGGATATGCAGGCGCCGCCCTTCTCAGCTAGTACCTACCTGGCTCCCCAGGTAGAGCGATTTTACCTCATGCAGAATACCACCCCGGCGGCCATCGCCGAGGAAATGGGTAAGAGCTACTTTCCTGAGTTCCTGGAGGCGCAAAACCAGATAGAGCCGGGCTCCCTGAAAATCAGCCCGCCCGTTAACGACGGCTCCCGGGTGGCAACGTACATTGAGAAAATCCAGTCATTGCGGCAGTCTATGCAGAAGCATCAGCAAACCCGGGCCCAGGTGCGCGCACGCTTCGATAAGAACTTCAAGATCATTTATCTGCGCCGCGAGAGACTCCTTGAAAACACCTTCAATGAGTAA
- a CDS encoding DUF3089 domain-containing protein, whose product MPAYTSRPLHLLAPLLLFLSSCLGVLRPSHQFTPVKDISDAPDYRMEDNWAALPDRLDSADAVPIGTLLRDRQRDAPVDVFFVHPTTHLGRGQWNASLENKSLNHLTDITTIRKQASVFNSTARIYAPRYRQATLYSFFDEKTRNGDEAIEVAYSDVKNAFEYYLKNYNHGRPIILAGHSQGTRHLTHILQDYFDNDPKLRHQLVAAYLVGFNVPEDALQVIRPCEDSTQTGCYVTWNTADWGQEYAPYKNSVATNPLTWSRDTATAEARLNLGGVPYSFNRRDSRVVDAKVHNGILWVHKPIRDGYPRFLLPGRPELRHSFHIADYSLFYYNIRQNAEARVRAYRMKMSGG is encoded by the coding sequence GTGCCTGCCTATACTTCCCGCCCTCTGCACCTGCTAGCACCCCTGCTGCTGTTTTTGAGCTCCTGCTTAGGAGTCCTCCGGCCCAGTCACCAATTCACCCCGGTTAAAGACATTTCCGATGCGCCTGATTACCGCATGGAGGACAACTGGGCTGCCCTGCCCGACCGCCTCGATTCCGCCGATGCCGTGCCGATTGGCACTCTGCTCCGGGACCGGCAGCGCGATGCGCCAGTAGATGTCTTCTTCGTACACCCAACCACGCACCTGGGCCGCGGTCAGTGGAACGCCAGCCTCGAAAACAAGTCCCTCAATCACCTCACGGATATCACTACTATCCGGAAACAGGCGTCGGTATTTAATAGCACTGCCAGAATTTACGCACCTCGCTACCGACAGGCTACATTGTATTCCTTCTTTGATGAGAAGACCAGGAATGGGGATGAAGCCATTGAGGTGGCCTACAGCGACGTTAAAAACGCGTTTGAATACTACCTCAAAAACTATAACCACGGTAGGCCTATCATCCTGGCAGGGCACAGCCAGGGCACCCGGCACCTGACCCACATTCTGCAAGATTACTTCGATAACGACCCCAAGCTGCGGCATCAGCTTGTGGCAGCGTATCTCGTGGGGTTTAATGTGCCCGAGGACGCCCTGCAGGTTATTCGGCCCTGTGAGGACTCTACTCAAACTGGCTGTTACGTGACCTGGAACACCGCCGACTGGGGCCAGGAATACGCTCCGTATAAAAACAGCGTTGCTACTAACCCGCTTACTTGGTCACGTGATACCGCAACCGCTGAGGCTCGCCTGAACTTAGGTGGCGTACCATATTCTTTTAATCGGCGTGACTCCCGCGTAGTAGATGCCAAAGTCCACAACGGTATTCTGTGGGTGCATAAACCCATCCGCGACGGCTACCCCCGCTTTCTGCTACCCGGCCGCCCCGAACTGCGCCACTCCTTCCACATCGCCGACTATAGTCTGTTCTACTACAACATTCGCCAAAATGCCGAAGCTCGCGTGCGAGCTTATCGAATGAAGATGAGTGGGGGATAG
- the rpsI gene encoding 30S ribosomal protein S9, translating into MEISNTSGRRKTSVARIYMQAGQGNITINGRDMKTYFGNELLENIVNQPLATVEQVGQYDIKVNVRGGGISAQAEAIRLAISKALVGDNEEVRPALKKEGFLTRDPRMVERKKFGKRKARRSFQFSKR; encoded by the coding sequence ATGGAAATTTCCAACACCTCTGGTAGAAGAAAAACCTCGGTGGCTCGCATCTACATGCAAGCCGGGCAAGGGAATATCACTATCAACGGCCGGGACATGAAGACTTACTTCGGTAATGAACTCCTGGAAAACATCGTGAACCAGCCTTTGGCTACTGTTGAACAAGTTGGGCAGTACGACATCAAGGTAAACGTGCGCGGTGGTGGCATCTCGGCTCAGGCTGAGGCTATCCGTCTGGCCATCTCGAAAGCCCTCGTAGGCGACAACGAAGAAGTTCGTCCTGCCTTGAAGAAAGAAGGCTTCCTGACCCGTGACCCGCGCATGGTGGAACGTAAGAAATTCGGTAAGCGTAAAGCTCGTCGTTCGTTCCAGTTCTCGAAACGCTAA